Proteins encoded in a region of the Paenibacillus pedocola genome:
- a CDS encoding ATP-binding response regulator → MEYPVNILLVDDRPDELLSIQALLADTPYQLIGATSGMDALKCLLEQEFALIIMDVLMPDMDGFETAKRIKMRKKSRDIPIIFLTALTSELENYMMAYSAGAIDFLTKPFHPLVLKSKIDGFVRLYQTRKELQIKSQELESANIVLTELKDTAELALRIKSGFLAMMSHEIRTPLNGIIAMSDVLRTSELTPDDLEMAEIIHTSGHALLSVINHILDFTKIESGKMELDYELFNFRSCLKETIDMFRALALKRDLQLEMFIDPNIPDLLVGDPNRLRQVLNNLIGNAIKFTSSGSVKVHAGLRQVLDGVLQLEFVIEDTGIGIPADKMKYLFQPFTQIGATIDHKFKGTGLGLSICKMLVELMGGTIYARPDMEQGAAFVFTIQVTEGSPD, encoded by the coding sequence ATGGAATATCCTGTAAATATTTTACTTGTAGACGACCGGCCGGATGAACTTCTCTCCATTCAGGCCCTGCTCGCTGACACACCCTATCAGCTGATTGGCGCAACCTCCGGGATGGATGCCCTGAAATGCCTGCTGGAGCAGGAATTTGCGCTAATCATTATGGATGTGCTGATGCCGGACATGGATGGCTTCGAAACGGCCAAACGGATAAAAATGCGCAAGAAATCGCGGGATATCCCGATTATTTTTCTAACCGCACTTACCTCCGAGCTGGAGAACTATATGATGGCCTATTCAGCCGGAGCAATTGATTTTCTGACGAAGCCCTTCCATCCCCTAGTCCTGAAAAGCAAGATCGACGGCTTCGTCCGCCTGTACCAGACCCGCAAGGAGCTGCAGATTAAATCGCAGGAGCTGGAATCGGCTAATATCGTGCTCACGGAACTGAAGGATACGGCGGAGCTTGCCCTAAGGATCAAAAGCGGCTTTCTCGCCATGATGAGCCATGAAATCCGCACCCCGCTCAATGGCATTATCGCAATGTCGGATGTGCTGAGAACCTCGGAGCTGACGCCGGATGATCTGGAGATGGCTGAAATCATTCATACCAGCGGTCATGCGCTGCTGTCTGTCATCAACCACATTCTCGATTTCACGAAGATTGAATCCGGCAAAATGGAGCTGGACTACGAGCTGTTCAACTTCCGCTCCTGCCTCAAGGAAACGATCGACATGTTCAGAGCGCTGGCCTTGAAACGCGACCTGCAGCTGGAAATGTTCATTGACCCGAATATTCCGGACCTGCTGGTCGGTGACCCCAACCGGCTTAGACAGGTACTGAACAATCTGATCGGTAACGCGATTAAATTCACCTCCAGCGGAAGTGTGAAGGTCCATGCGGGCCTCAGACAGGTGCTGGATGGTGTGCTGCAGCTGGAATTCGTCATTGAGGATACAGGCATCGGGATCCCTGCTGACAAAATGAAATATCTGTTCCAGCCCTTCACCCAGATCGGCGCGACCATTGATCACAAGTTCAAGGGGACGGGCCTTGGCCTCTCCATCTGCAAAATGCTGGTGGAGCTGATGGGCGGTACCATCTACGCCCGGCCGGATATGGAGCAGGGTGCGGCGTTTGTCTTTACGATTCAGGTCACCGAAGGCAGCCCGGATTAA
- a CDS encoding S-layer homology domain-containing protein, which yields MKTTTFKRLTLSAAAVLTLTFAGQSLAAAASFDDLNATPAKDKIVQLQQQGVLHGVSDTKFLPDAPVTAAQGIQMFVNAFDLNIDLLRFFKAPLATDYYANANNDAWYADALIIAANNDIGLPSDLDPGKKWTREEFTHQLILTIEKHSNLPMIKIMPVVIADNAEFTSGYDGSIQRALVLGIASLDSSGKFHPARGITRAEAAEMIYNALEYITAHPAPAGLTGE from the coding sequence ATGAAGACTACTACATTTAAACGGCTGACCCTGTCGGCAGCAGCGGTACTGACCCTGACGTTTGCCGGACAGAGCTTGGCGGCCGCCGCATCCTTTGATGACTTGAATGCCACACCGGCTAAAGATAAAATTGTACAGCTACAGCAGCAGGGCGTGCTCCACGGGGTAAGCGATACTAAATTCCTCCCGGATGCTCCGGTTACAGCTGCGCAGGGGATTCAAATGTTCGTAAACGCTTTTGACCTGAACATTGATCTGCTGCGGTTCTTCAAAGCGCCGCTGGCGACCGACTACTACGCAAATGCCAATAATGATGCCTGGTATGCGGACGCGCTGATCATCGCGGCCAATAACGATATCGGCCTGCCATCAGACCTTGATCCCGGCAAGAAATGGACGCGCGAGGAGTTCACCCATCAGCTGATCCTGACCATCGAGAAGCACAGCAATCTTCCGATGATCAAAATCATGCCGGTGGTCATCGCCGACAACGCGGAGTTCACCTCCGGGTATGACGGCTCCATCCAGCGGGCGCTGGTGCTGGGCATCGCCAGTCTGGACAGCAGCGGCAAGTTCCATCCGGCTAGGGGGATTACGCGTGCTGAAGCCGCGGAAATGATCTATAACGCCCTGGAGTACATTACTGCGCATCCTGCTCCGGCGGGACTGACCGGCGAATAA
- a CDS encoding winged helix-turn-helix transcriptional regulator — translation MSKKYNISVEATLEVIGGKWKCVILCHLTHGKMRTSDLKRHMPNITQKMLTQQLRELEQDGIVNRISYNQVPPKVEYELSDYGKSLRSILDSLCAWGEQHIIREYGDKFAVLEDNVLNHKKLEVQTTGAEQL, via the coding sequence ATGTCCAAAAAATATAATATCTCTGTGGAAGCGACGCTGGAGGTTATCGGAGGCAAATGGAAATGCGTCATCCTCTGCCACCTGACGCATGGCAAGATGCGGACCAGTGATTTGAAGCGCCATATGCCGAACATTACGCAGAAAATGCTTACCCAGCAGCTCCGTGAACTGGAGCAGGACGGCATTGTCAACCGGATCAGCTATAATCAGGTACCGCCCAAAGTAGAATATGAGCTAAGTGATTACGGAAAATCACTGCGCTCCATTCTGGATTCCTTATGCGCCTGGGGGGAGCAGCATATCATCAGAGAATACGGCGACAAGTTCGCCGTACTGGAGGATAATGTACTCAACCATAAGAAGCTTGAGGTCCAGACAACCGGGGCGGAGCAGCTGTAA
- a CDS encoding MFS transporter, translating into MSLEQRRSTLALLALAVSAFAIGTTEFISVGLLPLIADDLHISVTAAGLTVTLYALGVTFGAPVLTSLTTAVSRKTLLIALMVLFILGNSLAAAAGGITLLLIARVISALSHGLFMSIASTIAADLVPENRRASAISIMFTGLTVATVTGVPLGTFLGQQLGWRAAFIAIVATGVVALAANLILIPSGLRKGTRTPLSEQVKLVTNGRLLLAFAITALGYGGTFVVFTYLSPLLHEISGFKEQTVAVILLVYGVAIAIGNMIGGRAANHKPMNALFYMFALQAVVLLVLTFTAPFKAAALITIFFMGLLAFMNVPGLQAYVVILADRYAPSARDIASAVNIAAFNAGIAIGAYLGGLVTDHMGLIHTAWAGAVMVLGAVFLTAWSRALERKDERTLEHKAA; encoded by the coding sequence ATGTCCTTAGAACAAAGAAGAAGCACCCTAGCGCTGCTGGCTCTGGCAGTCAGCGCTTTTGCTATCGGAACAACCGAGTTTATCAGTGTCGGCCTGCTGCCGCTCATTGCTGATGACCTGCATATATCCGTAACTGCGGCGGGTCTGACCGTCACATTGTATGCCCTGGGCGTCACCTTCGGTGCCCCCGTGCTGACATCGCTGACTACAGCGGTATCCCGCAAAACGCTGCTGATTGCGCTGATGGTGCTGTTCATTCTCGGCAACAGCCTTGCCGCCGCTGCTGGCGGGATTACCCTGCTGCTGATTGCCCGGGTGATCTCCGCCCTGTCGCACGGCCTGTTCATGTCAATCGCCTCAACGATCGCTGCCGATCTTGTTCCTGAGAACCGCAGGGCCAGCGCGATCTCTATTATGTTCACCGGCCTCACGGTCGCTACCGTCACGGGTGTACCGCTCGGTACGTTTCTCGGCCAGCAGCTGGGCTGGCGGGCCGCTTTTATCGCCATTGTCGCCACCGGCGTTGTCGCGCTGGCTGCCAACCTCATTCTCATCCCTTCAGGACTGCGCAAAGGCACCCGCACGCCGCTCAGCGAGCAGGTGAAGCTCGTGACGAACGGCCGGCTGCTGCTGGCTTTTGCCATCACCGCTTTAGGGTACGGCGGAACCTTTGTCGTCTTCACTTATTTATCCCCGCTGCTGCATGAGATCAGCGGCTTCAAGGAACAGACTGTCGCGGTTATTCTGCTCGTCTACGGCGTTGCCATTGCCATCGGCAACATGATCGGCGGCAGGGCAGCCAACCATAAACCGATGAACGCCTTGTTCTATATGTTTGCCCTGCAGGCGGTTGTTCTGCTGGTCCTAACCTTTACGGCCCCGTTCAAAGCCGCAGCCTTGATTACGATCTTCTTCATGGGGCTGCTCGCCTTTATGAATGTGCCTGGGCTTCAGGCTTATGTGGTAATCCTGGCGGACCGGTATGCGCCCAGTGCCAGAGATATCGCCTCTGCTGTTAATATCGCTGCCTTTAATGCAGGCATTGCCATCGGCGCTTATCTCGGAGGACTGGTTACGGATCACATGGGTCTGATTCATACCGCCTGGGCCGGAGCGGTTATGGTGCTTGGGGCAGTGTTTCTTACTGCCTGGAGCCGTGCGCTGGAGCGGAAGGACGAACGGACACTGGAGCATAAGGCCGCATAA
- a CDS encoding aldo/keto reductase, with amino-acid sequence MTQHTAQHLQDWTALQNGVNMPWFGLGVFQVADGAELVAAVKSAIAHGYRSIDTAAIYENERGVGQALAEAIAENKLSREDLFITSKVWNADLGYEATIAAYEASLEKLGLDYLDLYLIHWPVEGKYKEAWRALETLYKAGRVKAIGVSNFQIHHLEDLLRDAEIRPMVNQVELHPYLPQQALRTFCREQGIQIEAWSPLMQGGLLDQPDLQEIAAGYGKSVAQVILRWDLQHGIVTIPKSTREQRITENAAIFDFVLSAEDMARIDGLNRDQRVGPDPDNFNF; translated from the coding sequence ATGACACAGCATACAGCACAGCATCTGCAAGATTGGACAGCATTACAGAACGGAGTGAATATGCCGTGGTTCGGCCTTGGGGTATTCCAGGTCGCTGACGGCGCAGAGCTGGTGGCGGCAGTGAAATCAGCCATTGCCCACGGCTACCGCAGCATTGATACTGCAGCTATCTACGAGAATGAGCGGGGAGTGGGGCAAGCATTGGCGGAAGCAATTGCCGAGAACAAGCTCTCCCGGGAAGATCTCTTTATCACCTCAAAGGTCTGGAATGCCGACCTCGGCTATGAAGCGACCATTGCCGCCTATGAAGCCAGCCTGGAGAAGCTTGGCCTGGACTATCTCGATCTATACCTCATTCATTGGCCGGTGGAGGGCAAATATAAGGAAGCCTGGAGAGCACTCGAAACACTCTATAAAGCAGGCCGCGTAAAAGCGATCGGAGTCAGCAATTTTCAGATTCATCATTTGGAGGATCTGCTGAGGGATGCCGAAATACGGCCGATGGTCAACCAGGTCGAGCTTCATCCCTACCTGCCCCAGCAGGCACTGCGAACCTTCTGCAGGGAGCAGGGCATTCAGATCGAAGCCTGGTCGCCGCTGATGCAGGGCGGGCTGCTGGATCAGCCTGACCTGCAGGAGATTGCTGCCGGATACGGCAAATCGGTTGCCCAGGTCATCCTGCGCTGGGATTTGCAGCATGGCATTGTGACGATTCCGAAGTCGACCAGGGAACAGCGGATTACCGAAAATGCCGCCATCTTTGATTTTGTCCTGAGCGCTGAGGATATGGCCCGGATTGACGGGCTGAACCGCGATCAGCGGGTCGGTCCGGACCCGGACAATTTCAATTTCTGA
- a CDS encoding AEC family transporter translates to MIQTVLSTLVEVIVPLSIPVTAGALLGRYKNLDTKPLLTLYLYFLSPAIILDTLAKAEISLDDVYKTLAFALLNLLFLWIVAVLLGRILRLAPPEAAGLTLISTFTNSVNYGLPLVLLAFGQLGLDKASVYVIAQMVIVNTIGVYFAARSQFNVRSAVKSVFALPAIYAAIAAFLLRALGLQLPHELATGVSMVAGAYSPVVLAILGAQMVKVKAAHTERNVQLAFWTGLTVRLLLAPLIALLVLLLLNITGTLFSVLLILASMPVAVNSVVLAERFGSSPSLVSRCIVWTTLASFLVLPVLIAAVGSV, encoded by the coding sequence GTGATTCAGACTGTGTTGTCGACTTTAGTAGAGGTCATTGTGCCGCTGTCCATTCCCGTCACTGCCGGTGCGCTGCTGGGCCGTTACAAGAATTTAGATACTAAGCCGTTGCTGACGCTTTATTTGTATTTTTTGAGCCCGGCGATCATTCTGGATACGCTGGCTAAGGCTGAGATTTCCCTTGATGATGTTTATAAGACGCTTGCCTTTGCACTGCTGAACCTGCTGTTCTTATGGATCGTGGCGGTACTTCTCGGCCGGATCCTGAGACTGGCTCCGCCGGAAGCAGCCGGACTGACCCTGATTTCCACCTTTACCAACAGCGTGAATTACGGGCTGCCGCTTGTACTGCTGGCCTTCGGCCAGCTGGGGCTCGACAAGGCATCCGTTTATGTCATCGCCCAGATGGTCATCGTCAATACGATCGGCGTATATTTCGCCGCCAGATCGCAGTTTAATGTCCGCAGCGCCGTGAAATCGGTGTTCGCCCTGCCGGCCATCTACGCGGCGATTGCGGCTTTTCTGCTGCGGGCGCTCGGCCTGCAGCTGCCGCATGAGCTGGCCACAGGAGTGTCCATGGTGGCCGGGGCGTATTCGCCGGTGGTCCTGGCAATCCTCGGTGCCCAGATGGTCAAGGTCAAGGCCGCCCACACGGAGCGCAATGTGCAGCTCGCCTTCTGGACGGGTCTGACCGTCCGCCTGCTGCTGGCTCCGCTGATCGCCTTGCTCGTTCTGCTCCTGCTGAATATAACCGGCACGCTGTTCTCGGTGCTGCTTATCCTGGCTTCCATGCCGGTCGCTGTTAATTCCGTCGTGCTGGCTGAACGCTTCGGCAGCTCGCCTTCGCTGGTCTCGCGCTGTATAGTCTGGACCACGCTGGCTTCCTTCCTTGTATTGCCGGTGCTGATTGCCGCGGTAGGTAGCGTCTGA
- a CDS encoding winged helix-turn-helix transcriptional regulator: MNGQEPVVLTKGVPGEPCPIAKTLDVIGTKWTFLIIRDLLIEGTLRFSDLLKSLEGISPKTLSLRLRELENHGIVERTVYPEVPPRVEYTLTPKGIQLEGIFIELKRYGLAL; this comes from the coding sequence ATGAACGGACAAGAGCCTGTCGTTTTGACCAAAGGTGTACCGGGCGAGCCCTGCCCCATCGCCAAGACACTTGATGTCATCGGCACCAAGTGGACCTTTCTGATTATCCGCGACCTGCTGATTGAAGGCACCCTGCGGTTCAGTGATCTGCTGAAATCGCTGGAGGGGATCAGCCCGAAGACACTGTCGCTGCGGCTCCGTGAGCTGGAGAACCATGGCATCGTTGAACGGACGGTGTATCCCGAGGTTCCGCCGCGCGTGGAATATACGCTGACCCCCAAAGGTATACAGCTGGAAGGAATTTTTATCGAGCTCAAAAGATACGGCCTGGCACTTTAA
- a CDS encoding SDR family oxidoreductase — MLTGQKIVIIGGSSGIGLETAKRAASQGAELIIASRSRQKLEQAKAAIGDNAKVSAYTLDVTDEEQVQAFFAETGVFDHLVVSAAETGGGAFLTTPTGAARGLFENKFWGQYYAAKYGAPKLNPQGSITLFSGIVAFKSMSGSSVLGAVNAAVANLGQTLALELAPLRVNVVSPGIIDTPSRAGMAEAARSAFYSSTAAKLPVQRIGTAEDVAEAVLYLIHNGFVTGTVLHADGGHRLI; from the coding sequence ATGTTAACAGGACAAAAGATAGTCATTATCGGCGGAAGCTCGGGGATTGGACTGGAGACGGCAAAACGCGCTGCATCCCAAGGCGCGGAGCTTATCATTGCCAGCCGCTCCCGGCAGAAGCTGGAGCAGGCCAAGGCTGCCATCGGCGACAACGCTAAGGTTAGCGCTTATACGCTGGATGTGACGGATGAGGAGCAGGTGCAGGCTTTTTTTGCGGAAACCGGAGTCTTCGATCATCTGGTTGTCAGCGCAGCGGAAACGGGCGGCGGGGCTTTTCTGACTACGCCTACGGGTGCTGCGCGCGGGCTGTTCGAGAATAAATTCTGGGGCCAGTATTATGCCGCCAAGTATGGTGCGCCGAAGCTGAACCCGCAGGGGTCCATTACCCTGTTCTCAGGCATTGTGGCCTTTAAGTCCATGTCAGGCTCATCAGTGCTCGGTGCGGTGAACGCCGCTGTTGCCAATCTGGGACAGACCTTGGCTCTGGAGCTGGCTCCGCTGCGGGTGAATGTGGTCTCCCCGGGCATTATCGATACCCCTTCCCGCGCAGGAATGGCGGAAGCAGCCCGCAGCGCATTCTACAGCAGTACGGCTGCCAAGCTGCCGGTGCAGCGCATTGGTACAGCAGAGGATGTGGCGGAAGCGGTCCTTTATCTGATTCATAACGGCTTTGTAACAGGCACGGTACTGCATGCGGATGGCGGGCACCGCCTGATTTAA
- the greA gene encoding transcription elongation factor GreA produces the protein MSNEEVFLTKEGLAKLEEELRELKEVGRKELAARLKLAISYGDLKENSEYHSAKEDQSFMETRIMILEKMLTKAQIVDASSMDLSAVSVGSIVILNDVEYSERIEYRVVGPAEADVLDNKISYESPLGKELIGKKVGDIISVNAPMGVIKYELLEIKAL, from the coding sequence ATGTCCAATGAAGAAGTATTCTTGACCAAAGAAGGCTTGGCCAAGCTCGAGGAAGAGCTTAGGGAACTCAAGGAAGTAGGGCGCAAAGAGCTTGCGGCCCGGCTTAAGCTGGCGATCAGCTATGGGGACTTGAAGGAGAACAGTGAATATCACTCGGCCAAGGAAGACCAGTCATTCATGGAGACCCGCATCATGATTCTGGAGAAAATGCTGACCAAAGCCCAGATCGTCGATGCCAGCAGCATGGACCTGAGCGCAGTCAGCGTGGGCTCCATCGTGATTCTGAATGATGTGGAATACTCGGAAAGAATCGAATATAGAGTGGTGGGACCTGCTGAGGCCGATGTGCTGGATAACAAGATCTCATACGAAAGTCCGCTGGGCAAAGAGCTTATCGGTAAAAAAGTAGGCGACATTATCAGCGTTAATGCTCCAATGGGCGTCATTAAATATGAGCTGCTGGAGATCAAAGCCTTGTAA
- a CDS encoding MDR family MFS transporter — MNQQKANASSFWLIILAIFFGNFMAILSTTTINVAFPVFLKDFHAEISTVQWMITGYLLATGVVAPVVGYFGDKWSYKYLYVFALSGFTLFSGLCTVSWSIHSLITFRILQGVFGGLIIPTTMTMIYQFIAKEKQAFAMSLWSLSSMLAPAFGPTLGGWLTGYFGWESLFLINLPIGIIAIVVALKCLPFQRSAGESRSFDLPGFVTVILSSAFIILAFNKGNAWGWASWKTLSLLVTGCITLAYFIRRELSLKEPLLNLTVFRQNRFTYSLIINCIITVALYSGTFLIPVFLQDIQQSTPLKTALVLLPGSIVMAVLSPVVGKLYSKVGPFWLILSGILLLSISTWELSHITLAATHTYIALLMTLRNIGIALAFMPVTNAGMSAVPKQITGHASSVTNWVRQATGALSIAVFSSLLSSRSLVHLKELTGGSASAAGSLLKAQGMTMSVQDIFLIATVVGLLAIPLTFLLRTGGGQGGASTAAVKSASANQEVNV; from the coding sequence TTGAATCAGCAAAAGGCAAATGCTTCATCGTTCTGGCTTATTATACTGGCGATATTTTTCGGCAATTTTATGGCGATCCTGAGCACTACGACCATTAATGTAGCCTTTCCGGTATTCCTGAAGGACTTTCATGCGGAAATCAGCACCGTCCAGTGGATGATTACCGGTTATCTGCTGGCAACCGGAGTGGTTGCTCCGGTTGTCGGCTATTTTGGCGACAAGTGGAGCTACAAATATTTGTACGTGTTTGCGTTGTCGGGCTTTACCCTGTTCTCCGGACTGTGTACCGTATCCTGGAGCATTCATTCACTCATTACCTTCCGGATTCTCCAAGGGGTATTCGGGGGGCTGATTATTCCTACGACCATGACTATGATCTATCAGTTCATCGCCAAGGAGAAGCAGGCCTTTGCCATGAGCCTGTGGAGTCTTTCCTCCATGCTGGCCCCGGCATTCGGACCCACGCTGGGCGGCTGGCTGACCGGTTATTTCGGCTGGGAGTCCCTGTTCCTCATTAACCTGCCTATAGGGATTATAGCCATTGTAGTAGCCCTTAAATGCCTGCCCTTCCAGCGGAGCGCAGGAGAGTCCAGGAGCTTCGATCTGCCGGGCTTTGTAACGGTTATTCTCAGCAGTGCCTTCATTATTCTGGCCTTTAATAAAGGCAATGCCTGGGGCTGGGCCTCCTGGAAGACGCTCTCGCTGCTGGTTACCGGGTGCATCACCCTGGCTTATTTCATCCGCAGAGAGCTGTCCCTGAAGGAGCCGCTGCTGAACCTGACCGTCTTCCGGCAGAACCGCTTCACGTACAGCCTGATCATTAACTGCATCATCACCGTCGCCCTCTATTCAGGGACATTCCTGATTCCGGTATTCCTGCAGGATATCCAGCAGTCTACTCCGCTGAAGACCGCACTGGTGCTGCTGCCCGGTTCCATCGTCATGGCGGTATTGTCGCCCGTGGTCGGCAAGCTGTATTCCAAGGTCGGCCCGTTCTGGCTGATTCTCAGCGGTATTCTGCTGCTTAGCATTTCGACCTGGGAGCTCAGCCACATTACACTGGCTGCTACCCATACGTATATTGCTCTGCTGATGACGCTGCGCAATATAGGGATTGCCCTGGCCTTTATGCCGGTGACTAATGCGGGGATGTCTGCCGTGCCGAAACAGATCACCGGCCATGCCTCTTCCGTTACGAACTGGGTCCGCCAGGCGACGGGGGCACTATCCATCGCCGTGTTCAGCTCACTGCTGTCTTCGCGGTCCCTTGTGCATCTGAAGGAGCTGACGGGTGGATCGGCTTCTGCTGCCGGCTCCTTGCTGAAAGCACAAGGAATGACTATGAGTGTGCAGGACATTTTCCTCATTGCCACTGTGGTTGGCCTACTCGCCATTCCGCTGACCTTCCTGCTAAGAACTGGCGGAGGGCAGGGCGGAGCCTCCACAGCCGCAGTGAAATCTGCTTCCGCCAACCAGGAAGTGAATGTGTAA
- a CDS encoding MarR family winged helix-turn-helix transcriptional regulator, producing MNKGLNNPMDEKNLDALNNEMMTLIRRSTLDKKHGGLDRSSYTLLHYLSRHDKSGVKALAEELGLDTSTISRQTAVLESKDYVVRIPDPQDGRSSYFQITEFGAQTLANARRLRLQRYEEIFEEWSPEECQTFRTLLAKLNRKLTE from the coding sequence TTGAACAAAGGACTGAATAATCCAATGGATGAAAAAAATCTTGATGCCCTTAACAATGAGATGATGACCCTGATACGCCGTTCCACGCTGGACAAGAAGCATGGCGGGCTGGACCGCTCGTCCTATACCCTGCTCCATTATCTCTCCAGGCACGATAAGAGCGGCGTTAAGGCGCTGGCCGAAGAGCTCGGACTGGACACCTCAACCATCAGCAGACAGACCGCTGTGCTGGAGAGCAAGGACTATGTCGTGCGGATTCCTGATCCGCAGGACGGGAGATCAAGCTATTTTCAGATTACGGAGTTTGGGGCGCAGACCTTGGCTAATGCCCGGCGGCTCCGCCTGCAGCGGTATGAGGAGATTTTCGAAGAGTGGTCACCTGAGGAATGCCAAACGTTCCGCACGTTGCTGGCCAAACTTAACCGTAAGCTGACGGAGTAG
- a CDS encoding ATP-grasp domain-containing protein translates to MLGIGDAEYAHLEDKLQLALTEYYKVSDLENYEEILRAVGYFTHKYGKIDRFESLNEYWLEQDANIRTDFNIYGTKNDFVANLKQKSKMKEFFRKSGVSTVQFSTGTTRDSVDEFIRSAGFPLVVKPDLGSGASNTYKISNEDELQHFFDTKPAEVSFIIEEFIDGVILTYDGLVDINGEVRFAVSHLFENSVMEVVNTDNHLYYFCLKEISPEVEEAGRSILKAFDIRERFFHIELFKSNKDGRIIALEVNMRPPGAWMTDAINFSYDIDVYKEWAGMIAHNEVGGPYEGKYYTGYASRKQHKHYTHSHEDIYRTYGAKIVNYAEIEEVFSRAMGNSAYQFRSPSLEDVREMVRYIQQEEG, encoded by the coding sequence GTGCTCGGGATTGGTGACGCCGAATACGCCCATTTAGAGGACAAGCTGCAGCTCGCGCTTACGGAATATTACAAAGTGTCTGATCTGGAGAATTATGAGGAGATTCTGCGGGCCGTCGGCTATTTCACACATAAATACGGCAAAATTGACCGCTTCGAGTCGCTGAACGAATACTGGCTGGAGCAGGACGCGAATATCCGGACCGACTTCAACATTTACGGCACGAAGAACGATTTCGTCGCTAACCTGAAGCAGAAGTCCAAGATGAAAGAGTTTTTCCGCAAAAGCGGTGTAAGCACCGTTCAGTTCTCTACCGGAACTACCCGCGACAGTGTAGATGAATTCATCCGCAGTGCCGGATTCCCGCTGGTGGTGAAGCCGGACCTCGGTTCCGGAGCCAGCAATACTTACAAAATCAGCAATGAGGATGAGCTGCAGCACTTTTTTGATACGAAGCCTGCGGAGGTCTCCTTCATTATTGAGGAATTCATTGACGGGGTGATTCTCACATATGACGGGCTGGTGGATATTAACGGGGAAGTGCGGTTTGCCGTCAGCCATCTGTTCGAGAACAGCGTCATGGAAGTGGTCAACACCGATAACCATCTTTACTATTTCTGTCTGAAGGAGATCAGTCCTGAGGTCGAGGAGGCCGGACGGAGTATCCTGAAGGCTTTTGACATCCGGGAGCGGTTCTTCCATATCGAGCTGTTCAAGTCCAATAAGGATGGCCGGATCATCGCACTTGAGGTGAATATGCGTCCGCCCGGTGCGTGGATGACCGATGCCATTAACTTCTCATATGATATCGATGTGTATAAAGAATGGGCGGGCATGATCGCACATAATGAAGTCGGCGGCCCGTATGAAGGCAAATATTATACCGGCTATGCCAGCCGCAAGCAGCACAAGCATTACACGCACAGCCATGAAGACATTTACCGCACCTACGGCGCGAAGATTGTGAATTACGCCGAGATAGAAGAGGTATTCAGCAGAGCGATGGGCAACAGCGCCTATCAGTTCCGTTCTCCATCCTTAGAGGATGTCAGGGAAATGGTAAGGTATATACAACAAGAAGAGGGATAG
- a CDS encoding alpha/beta hydrolase-fold protein codes for MKTSYRKEYSRHLQRDMEYKVYGHAGKPMLVFPTSLGRFYQYEDSGMIETLSGFIEAGKLQIWACDSIDEETFFSSHWNHEDKAIRHEQYDKYITQELIPGILGESKWNNGGDDQKIIISGCSMGAYYSASFFFRYPHFFDTLIALSGVYSTYYFFGDYMSENVYFNSPLHYLPGLSDEHYLGQYRSSNIILCVGQGAYEDEMLHETRLLQDLLQRKGIPARIDYWGHDVNHDWPWWNKQIHYYVSSCL; via the coding sequence ATGAAGACAAGCTACCGCAAGGAATACAGCCGTCACCTGCAGAGGGACATGGAGTATAAAGTATACGGCCACGCCGGCAAACCGATGCTTGTCTTCCCCACCTCGCTCGGCAGATTCTATCAGTACGAGGATTCCGGGATGATCGAAACGCTCTCCGGATTTATCGAAGCCGGGAAGCTGCAGATCTGGGCCTGTGACAGCATCGATGAGGAGACCTTTTTCTCCTCCCACTGGAACCATGAGGACAAGGCCATCCGGCATGAGCAGTACGACAAGTATATTACGCAAGAGCTGATTCCAGGCATTCTGGGCGAGAGCAAATGGAACAATGGCGGGGACGACCAGAAAATCATCATTTCCGGCTGCTCCATGGGCGCGTATTACAGCGCCAGCTTCTTTTTCCGTTATCCGCACTTTTTCGATACCTTAATTGCCCTGAGTGGCGTCTACTCCACCTATTATTTCTTCGGCGACTATATGAGCGAGAACGTCTACTTCAATTCTCCGCTCCATTACCTGCCCGGTCTGAGTGATGAGCATTACCTGGGTCAATACCGCAGCAGCAATATCATCCTCTGTGTCGGACAAGGAGCTTACGAAGACGAGATGCTTCATGAGACCCGTCTGCTCCAGGACCTGCTGCAGCGCAAAGGCATCCCTGCAAGGATCGACTATTGGGGCCATGATGTGAACCATGACTGGCCCTGGTGGAATAAGCAGATTCATTATTATGTCAGCAGCTGCCTCTGA